One stretch of Aigarchaeota archaeon DNA includes these proteins:
- the speD gene encoding adenosylmethionine decarboxylase, with product MKGLGRHLIVELYGCDVSILGDLEALRTTLLEAAEASGAKVLGEFFKKFPRGGGVTGILAIAESHLSVHTWPEYSYAAVDLFTCGDHVDPWKAYEIICRNMKPTRTHVRELKRGLIEVEEIWEKSEE from the coding sequence GTGAAGGGGTTGGGGCGGCATCTGATAGTGGAACTATATGGGTGTGATGTTTCAATCCTCGGAGACTTAGAAGCTCTGAGGACGACCTTACTCGAGGCTGCGGAAGCCTCGGGGGCTAAAGTTCTCGGAGAGTTTTTTAAAAAGTTTCCGAGAGGAGGTGGTGTTACCGGTATCTTAGCCATTGCGGAGTCTCATCTATCAGTACATACATGGCCAGAATACAGTTACGCTGCCGTTGACCTATTCACATGCGGAGACCACGTGGATCCTTGGAAGGCATACGAGATAATCTGCAGAAATATGAAACCAACCCGTACACACGTCAGGGAGCTTAAGCGCGGACTCATAGAGGTTGAAGAGATTTGGGAGAAGTCGGAGGAGTAA
- a CDS encoding ArsR family transcriptional regulator, with product MRTSREVNPKALLSKIKNTSRGIKVRSAIIEILKERRAMSTVQIAKEVGLTPSAVRRHLKNMNAEGIVKNLKGRGKSLWTLTGLGQQAIDEV from the coding sequence ATGCGAACCTCTCGAGAAGTAAATCCAAAAGCATTATTGAGCAAAATAAAGAACACTTCGAGAGGCATCAAGGTGCGAAGCGCGATAATAGAAATTTTGAAAGAACGTAGGGCTATGTCGACGGTACAAATCGCAAAAGAGGTTGGCCTAACACCATCGGCCGTAAGGAGACACCTCAAAAATATGAACGCGGAGGGCATCGTCAAAAATCTGAAAGGTAGGGGCAAGTCCCTCTGGACGCTTACAGGCCTGGGTCAGCAGGCTATAGACGAGGTCTAA
- the endA gene encoding tRNA-intron lyase, translating into MPPEETSLAKLKLYFDGEKVYTEVSEQSLALLSKGYGQLDKESGIIIYNNVEALYLLENKMASVISGSSDMSFNELLSALEGKSETLWRDYVIYRDLRNRRYTVKEGISPDLVFRVFERGEFQKEAAKYLIAPLNEGKSIKLSKVKHLLSICRALKKEMVISVVDRRNEIVYYLASQVDLRNV; encoded by the coding sequence ATGCCTCCCGAAGAAACGTCATTAGCTAAACTCAAACTGTATTTCGACGGTGAGAAGGTTTACACAGAAGTATCGGAGCAATCTCTAGCCTTGTTGTCGAAGGGCTACGGTCAACTTGACAAGGAAAGCGGAATAATCATCTATAACAATGTAGAGGCCCTTTACTTACTCGAGAATAAGATGGCATCCGTCATCTCGGGGAGTTCTGATATGTCGTTTAACGAGCTACTCTCCGCCCTCGAGGGCAAAAGCGAGACATTATGGAGGGATTACGTAATCTATAGGGACCTAAGAAACAGACGTTACACTGTTAAGGAGGGGATTAGTCCAGACCTGGTCTTTAGAGTGTTTGAAAGGGGCGAGTTCCAGAAGGAGGCGGCAAAGTATTTGATAGCGCCTTTGAACGAAGGTAAGAGCATTAAGCTCAGCAAGGTTAAGCATCTTTTGTCCATCTGTAGGGCCCTTAAGAAGGAGATGGTGATTTCCGTCGTCGATAGGAGGAACGAGATAGTTTACTATCTGGCGAGCCAGGTCGATTTGAGAAATGTCTAG
- a CDS encoding UbiA family prenyltransferase, whose protein sequence is MSRKLNLNKLVAYIKLTRPQNGIMMFIAVLVGVLFSEGRTITAYQAILAFVTAFSLNGSSMAINDYFDKDVDAINLPSRPIPSGIVSPKGAIIFSLILGALGLIAATFTSYVCLAFATVAYTSAILYNSFVKTTGLPGNMLVSFNVVAPFVYGSLMIDGTVGERVLIFALLAFLANTGREVIKGISDVEGDALRGVRSVARSIGEKKAAVLGAVLYVSAVCLSPLPYVLGYVSSLYIPIVLVCDSGFVYSSISIIKSPTKENAIKVKNQSLAWMFIALISFIVGGFT, encoded by the coding sequence ATGTCTAGAAAGCTTAACCTCAACAAACTCGTCGCCTACATTAAGTTAACAAGACCACAAAACGGAATCATGATGTTCATAGCAGTACTCGTAGGCGTGCTTTTCTCAGAGGGCAGGACCATAACCGCATACCAGGCAATACTGGCTTTCGTAACCGCATTCTCCCTCAACGGGAGCTCCATGGCGATAAACGACTACTTCGATAAGGATGTTGACGCGATAAACTTACCGAGCAGACCGATACCCTCGGGCATAGTCTCACCTAAGGGTGCCATTATCTTTTCCCTCATCTTAGGAGCGTTAGGTCTAATCGCCGCTACATTCACTTCCTACGTTTGCTTAGCCTTCGCTACCGTGGCATACACCTCTGCCATTCTATACAACTCGTTCGTGAAAACGACCGGGTTGCCTGGAAACATGCTGGTCAGCTTCAACGTCGTAGCGCCGTTTGTATACGGTTCACTTATGATTGACGGTACAGTCGGAGAAAGGGTACTCATCTTCGCTTTACTAGCCTTCTTAGCGAATACCGGGAGGGAAGTCATCAAAGGCATATCCGATGTAGAAGGTGATGCGCTCAGGGGCGTGAGATCCGTGGCTAGGAGCATAGGCGAAAAGAAGGCAGCCGTGCTAGGCGCGGTCCTTTACGTTTCAGCGGTCTGCCTCAGCCCATTACCCTATGTTCTCGGTTACGTCTCGTCCTTATACATACCTATAGTGCTCGTGTGCGACTCTGGCTTCGTATACTCTTCGATCTCGATAATTAAGTCACCGACAAAGGAGAACGCCATAAAAGTGAAGAACCAATCCTTAGCATGGATGTTTATAGCCCTAATCTCCTTTATAGTAGGAGGTTTTACATAA
- a CDS encoding glycosyltransferase, producing the protein MVKVSPFNLLVFGINLVLIPLMLYIMFSLAEHLNIGAWDFFLTFLPAFVLDYSRAVGKSIILPVYELIRKPPRPAYTPTISVIIPAHNEERTIAACISSVLENDYKFKEVVVVDDGSTDGTYMVASKFKEQIKLLSRPKGGIKTYALNYGLGFAKGELIVTVDADTIVSRDALSKIAAYFSNPRVMAASGNLRVVNANKNLLTRLQSYEYVIAFDIGRRLQALFRTLLIIPGAKSIIRKRILEAIGGFDPVLGEDFDLTLKVHKIRGRVIFIPDCYAFTEVPETWRSWFKQRERWHRSQIRVLIRHRNIFFRRVFGTPGILGAPDMVLMDVLSVIIRPTWFAYFIYVHNVVSIGFLLLLFYLTVELHTVLSAFSVLEFLSDLKNAYLLPLFSLFYRPVYSIVRFYAYVIELIKPSLRW; encoded by the coding sequence ATGGTCAAAGTTAGCCCGTTTAATCTGTTGGTATTCGGAATAAACCTCGTGCTAATTCCTTTGATGCTTTACATCATGTTTTCTCTCGCAGAACATCTTAACATCGGCGCTTGGGACTTTTTTCTGACTTTTCTTCCTGCATTCGTTTTAGACTACAGCAGAGCAGTCGGCAAATCCATAATACTGCCCGTCTACGAGTTGATCAGGAAACCTCCGCGGCCTGCGTATACACCTACTATAAGCGTTATAATACCTGCTCATAATGAAGAGAGAACAATAGCTGCCTGCATATCCTCTGTACTTGAAAACGATTACAAGTTTAAAGAGGTCGTAGTTGTGGACGACGGTTCTACCGACGGAACGTATATGGTGGCATCGAAGTTTAAAGAGCAGATAAAGCTTCTATCGAGACCCAAAGGTGGAATTAAGACGTATGCGTTGAACTACGGTCTGGGTTTTGCTAAGGGTGAACTCATAGTAACGGTCGATGCCGACACGATCGTCTCGAGAGATGCCCTTAGCAAGATTGCCGCGTATTTTTCTAATCCACGCGTAATGGCCGCGAGTGGAAACTTGAGGGTGGTCAATGCGAACAAGAACCTTCTAACCAGGTTACAGTCGTATGAGTACGTGATAGCGTTTGACATAGGTAGGAGGTTACAGGCTCTGTTCAGAACATTGCTCATAATACCCGGCGCGAAGTCCATCATAAGAAAGCGCATTCTGGAAGCCATCGGAGGGTTCGATCCAGTCCTTGGTGAAGATTTCGACCTTACCCTAAAAGTACACAAGATAAGGGGCAGGGTTATCTTCATACCCGATTGTTATGCATTCACAGAAGTTCCCGAAACTTGGCGCTCATGGTTCAAGCAAAGGGAAAGGTGGCACAGGAGTCAAATTAGGGTCTTGATAAGGCATAGGAACATCTTTTTCAGGAGAGTGTTTGGAACACCCGGCATTCTGGGCGCACCGGACATGGTTCTGATGGACGTACTATCCGTCATCATTAGACCGACATGGTTCGCATATTTCATATACGTGCACAATGTCGTGAGCATTGGATTTCTATTGTTGTTGTTTTACCTTACGGTAGAACTGCACACGGTTCTAAGCGCTTTTTCTGTACTCGAATTCTTATCCGACTTAAAGAACGCATACTTGCTGCCTTTGTTTTCGTTGTTCTACAGACCGGTATACTCCATCGTTAGGTTCTATGCTTACGTAATCGAGCTAATCAAACCAAGCCTTCGGTGGTGA
- a CDS encoding phenylalanine--tRNA ligase subunit alpha — MAKLRLHWLERLILRTLIEKGRPMEYGEVANTISKDEGAVAKAALWLKEKGLIEIRETSIRMAKLGTTGIEYLKNGLPERRLVNILKNAGGYMSVSELEKEHLLRGELAVAIMWAKKKGWVTIENHDGSRIVKLVGELPEVTAEEELLEMLGRSELRVDTLPPKLLNACLELSGRPKVVDLYEERKHTMVLTELARSIPPEELELERPVVTKLTPELLITGKWRDFELSPFDIHAPTKPVFVAKRHPLTTLIKLIKDVFIELGFEEIKGPLVELAFWNFDALFQPQDHPAREMHDTFYLAYPNVGRLPEKFVEPVKRSHEFGGDTGSRGWRYKWSEQEARKLVLRTHTTATTIRHLAYHNEPPVKAFSVDRIYRNEKVDWKHLAEFHQVEGIIMDKKATFRELMGLIKEFCSRIGLKEIVFRPSYFPYTEPSAEVTVYMPEKREWLELFGMGIFRPEVTAPLGVRYPVLAWGGGLERLAMALFKLDDIRTLYANDLGWIRDTARVYVDLKSGRL, encoded by the coding sequence ATGGCTAAGCTGAGACTTCACTGGCTTGAAAGACTCATCCTTCGGACACTGATAGAGAAAGGCAGACCTATGGAATACGGCGAGGTTGCTAATACGATATCGAAGGATGAAGGCGCCGTGGCTAAAGCCGCGCTCTGGCTTAAGGAGAAAGGGTTGATCGAGATAAGGGAGACATCCATAAGGATGGCCAAGCTGGGTACGACAGGAATAGAGTATCTCAAGAACGGTCTTCCAGAAAGGAGGCTTGTGAATATCCTGAAAAACGCTGGAGGTTACATGAGCGTAAGCGAGCTTGAGAAGGAACACCTCTTGCGAGGCGAGTTGGCGGTCGCGATAATGTGGGCTAAGAAGAAGGGTTGGGTAACTATCGAGAACCATGACGGCTCTAGAATCGTTAAGCTCGTTGGCGAATTACCCGAGGTTACGGCTGAGGAGGAGCTATTGGAAATGCTTGGAAGAAGTGAATTGAGGGTTGACACCCTGCCTCCGAAGCTTTTGAATGCTTGCCTCGAACTTTCCGGTAGGCCAAAGGTTGTGGATTTGTACGAGGAGAGGAAGCACACGATGGTTTTGACTGAGCTAGCGCGCAGCATACCGCCAGAAGAGTTGGAATTAGAGCGGCCTGTGGTCACTAAGTTGACACCTGAGCTGCTGATAACCGGCAAGTGGCGCGATTTTGAGCTAAGCCCCTTCGATATACACGCACCGACAAAACCAGTTTTTGTAGCAAAGCGTCATCCCCTTACAACGCTCATTAAACTGATAAAGGATGTCTTCATCGAGCTCGGTTTCGAGGAGATAAAGGGCCCGCTCGTCGAACTCGCGTTCTGGAACTTTGATGCGCTATTCCAACCTCAGGACCATCCAGCAAGAGAAATGCACGACACTTTTTACCTGGCGTATCCTAACGTCGGCAGGCTTCCGGAAAAGTTCGTTGAACCAGTGAAACGATCGCATGAGTTCGGTGGCGATACCGGCTCCAGAGGATGGAGGTATAAGTGGAGCGAGCAGGAGGCCAGAAAACTTGTACTCAGGACACATACAACCGCGACGACCATCAGGCATCTTGCGTACCACAACGAACCTCCCGTCAAAGCATTCTCGGTCGACAGAATATACAGGAACGAAAAGGTCGACTGGAAGCACCTCGCCGAATTCCACCAAGTAGAAGGAATAATAATGGATAAGAAAGCGACGTTTAGAGAACTGATGGGGCTCATAAAGGAGTTCTGCAGCAGAATAGGTCTTAAGGAGATAGTATTCAGACCATCCTACTTCCCCTACACCGAGCCGTCGGCAGAGGTTACCGTCTACATGCCCGAGAAGCGCGAGTGGTTGGAGCTCTTCGGGATGGGTATATTCAGGCCGGAGGTTACCGCTCCGTTGGGCGTTAGGTATCCGGTGCTGGCATGGGGTGGTGGTCTGGAAAGGTTAGCCATGGCACTATTCAAACTTGACGACATAAGAACACTGTACGCCAACGACCTCGGCTGGATAAGGGATACAGCCAGGGTTTACGTGGACCTAAAAAGCGGAAGGTTATAA
- the pheT gene encoding phenylalanine--tRNA ligase subunit beta, with protein MPILNLKLERFFKLLHQELDKDGLVEALTGIGVAIEELGADYVKVEYNPNRPDFSSPVGLARALKGILGIEVGIPKFRVLPPKTFVKVDRSVKSVRPWIVAAYVENLNLSAEDIEELIAMQEDLHWVVGRNRRKVAIGLHNASAIKPPIIYKAVKGDEISFVPLKDFKRMTPQEIVEKCEVGRKYGHIVAGTGLFPIIMDSRGEVLSLPPIINAALTELTEGTETLFIDVTGTDLEAVSGALNILTTALADIGGRIRQVRILYDDTKMITPDLRTKPWKLKLSYANELLGLNISMKDAVRALRKSRIGVKKVRGDTIFAEVPAYRLDIMHPVDLVEEIAMGLGYKNLPPVIPRTLVFGKHHPDTTFEDVCREIMFGLGFTEVVNFTLSNSTRDYLWMKIEPQDPVKILNPVSAEYDILRTWLIPGLLYNLAMNKHSPYPHRLFEIGDVLKVDESLDECVRRESRLAFVSSHADTSFSEVKSITEELLRSLGLREWALREVSHASFIDGRVAEVEVNGVKIGIMGEISPEVLEAFGITMPVSAVEIELQKVRALLSEL; from the coding sequence ATGCCGATACTCAACCTGAAGCTGGAGAGGTTTTTTAAACTACTGCACCAAGAACTCGACAAAGATGGCTTGGTAGAGGCCTTGACGGGCATCGGTGTCGCTATTGAGGAGTTGGGAGCGGACTACGTTAAGGTGGAGTACAACCCAAACAGGCCGGACTTTTCCAGTCCTGTTGGTCTTGCAAGGGCGCTCAAGGGTATTCTCGGGATAGAGGTCGGTATACCCAAATTTCGTGTACTCCCTCCCAAGACATTCGTAAAGGTCGATAGAAGCGTTAAGAGCGTTAGGCCTTGGATCGTGGCGGCCTACGTTGAGAATCTTAACCTATCGGCAGAAGACATCGAGGAACTTATAGCTATGCAAGAGGACCTACACTGGGTCGTTGGGAGAAACAGGAGGAAAGTGGCCATAGGTTTACACAACGCTAGCGCCATAAAGCCGCCGATAATCTACAAAGCGGTGAAAGGTGACGAGATAAGCTTCGTACCACTCAAGGACTTTAAAAGGATGACGCCTCAAGAGATAGTCGAAAAATGTGAAGTCGGACGTAAGTACGGCCATATAGTGGCTGGAACCGGATTGTTCCCGATCATCATGGACTCACGTGGCGAGGTGCTTTCGCTCCCGCCCATAATAAACGCAGCGCTGACTGAGTTGACCGAGGGAACAGAGACGCTCTTCATCGACGTAACAGGAACCGACCTGGAGGCTGTGAGCGGTGCTTTAAACATATTGACGACGGCGCTGGCGGACATCGGCGGAAGGATCAGACAGGTGAGAATACTATACGATGACACAAAAATGATAACGCCGGATCTAAGGACAAAACCTTGGAAGCTTAAGCTAAGCTATGCTAACGAATTACTCGGCCTGAACATCTCTATGAAAGATGCTGTAAGAGCGTTAAGAAAGTCAAGGATCGGTGTTAAAAAAGTCAGGGGCGACACGATATTCGCCGAGGTGCCTGCATACCGGCTTGACATCATGCATCCGGTTGATCTAGTTGAGGAGATAGCCATGGGCCTTGGATATAAGAACTTACCACCGGTCATACCCAGGACCTTAGTTTTTGGAAAGCATCACCCTGACACAACTTTCGAGGACGTATGTAGGGAAATAATGTTTGGACTCGGCTTCACGGAGGTCGTAAACTTTACACTATCGAACAGCACGAGAGACTATCTTTGGATGAAAATCGAACCGCAAGATCCCGTGAAGATCCTTAATCCGGTCTCGGCCGAGTACGACATACTTAGGACGTGGCTCATTCCAGGCCTGCTTTATAATTTAGCTATGAATAAACACAGTCCTTATCCACATAGACTTTTTGAGATAGGTGATGTGTTAAAGGTTGACGAATCCTTAGACGAATGCGTTAGGAGAGAATCTAGGCTAGCGTTCGTAAGTTCCCATGCAGATACGTCGTTCTCAGAAGTTAAATCCATCACGGAGGAATTACTGAGAAGTCTCGGCTTAAGGGAATGGGCTTTGAGAGAAGTTAGTCATGCCAGCTTCATCGACGGAAGAGTTGCAGAGGTTGAAGTGAATGGGGTTAAGATAGGGATAATGGGTGAGATAAGCCCAGAAGTCCTAGAGGCATTCGGTATAACGATGCCCGTAAGCGCGGTCGAGATAGAGCTACAGAAAGTTCGCGCTTTGCTCAGTGAACTATAA
- a CDS encoding tyrosine--tRNA ligase produces MDIETRITLITRAPTEEVITPQELRQLLETNDKPIAYDGFEPSGFAHIPFAVLRAIKLKDMLDAGCRFKLLLADWHAMVNKKMGGDLEKIRKVGEYLVEVWKASGIDVNRVEIVWANDIAADREYWKLVISVAKEATLKRFLRCLPIMGRQEGELQEAAQLFYPAMQVADIFYLGVDICQLGLDQRRANMLAREIAPKLGLPKPVAVHHHMLMGLTGPVGAKGLDDDSEIDMQISSKMSKSVPESSIYVHDSREVLEEKIMKAYCPPKDTKSNPIIEYCKYIIFPKLGKLYIERPQKYGGDVLYEDFEQLKEDYELGRIHPLDLKRAVVDALDKILEPIRAYFENNKRAKELFETISSYEITR; encoded by the coding sequence TTGGATATAGAAACAAGGATCACTTTGATCACTAGAGCGCCGACCGAAGAGGTGATAACGCCTCAAGAATTAAGACAGCTCCTCGAAACTAATGATAAACCGATCGCTTACGATGGGTTCGAGCCAAGCGGTTTTGCCCATATACCCTTTGCGGTACTCAGGGCAATAAAGTTGAAGGACATGCTAGACGCCGGTTGTAGGTTCAAGCTATTGCTTGCCGACTGGCATGCGATGGTAAACAAGAAGATGGGCGGTGACCTGGAGAAGATAAGAAAAGTTGGTGAGTACCTCGTCGAGGTTTGGAAAGCCTCAGGAATAGACGTCAATAGAGTGGAGATAGTTTGGGCTAACGATATTGCGGCCGATAGAGAGTACTGGAAGCTGGTCATAAGCGTAGCGAAAGAGGCCACGCTCAAGAGGTTCCTTAGGTGTCTTCCCATCATGGGCAGACAGGAAGGCGAACTTCAGGAGGCTGCGCAACTCTTCTATCCAGCAATGCAGGTCGCCGATATATTCTATCTTGGGGTTGACATATGCCAGCTCGGTCTCGACCAGAGGAGGGCCAATATGCTCGCGAGAGAAATCGCCCCGAAGCTTGGACTGCCAAAACCTGTAGCGGTACACCATCATATGCTTATGGGTCTAACGGGACCCGTGGGAGCAAAGGGTCTTGACGACGATTCCGAGATAGATATGCAAATAAGCTCCAAGATGAGCAAAAGCGTACCCGAGAGTAGCATATACGTGCACGACAGCAGGGAGGTTTTAGAAGAAAAGATTATGAAGGCTTACTGTCCGCCTAAGGATACAAAATCGAACCCGATAATAGAGTACTGTAAGTACATAATCTTCCCGAAACTCGGAAAGCTTTACATAGAAAGACCACAAAAATACGGCGGAGACGTGCTCTATGAGGATTTCGAGCAGTTGAAGGAGGATTACGAACTTGGACGCATTCACCCGTTAGACCTAAAAAGAGCGGTCGTAGACGCGCTAGATAAGATACTCGAGCCGATAAGGGCGTACTTCGAAAATAACAAGAGGGCTAAGGAGCTTTTCGAAACGATCTCAAGCTACGAGATCACTAGATGA
- a CDS encoding preprotein translocase subunit Sec61beta, with product MSSKKRRREAPMPATMAGLLAFFGEESKGFKLRPEVVIVFAVAVIVVVLVVARLWPF from the coding sequence GTGAGTTCTAAGAAAAGACGTAGAGAAGCACCGATGCCTGCCACGATGGCAGGATTGTTAGCATTCTTCGGTGAGGAGTCCAAAGGCTTTAAGCTCAGGCCCGAGGTTGTGATCGTTTTTGCTGTCGCGGTGATCGTTGTGGTTTTGGTAGTCGCTAGACTCTGGCCGTTTTAG
- the speE gene encoding polyamine aminopropyltransferase: MGEVGGVNWRLLLEWQTPTSAVLHLIKRIIYSGRTKYQEVDIVDTYDFGLCLVLDGKLQSSSADEKIYHESLVHPAMLTHPKPSRVLIIGGGEGATLREVLKHRTIEKAVMVDIDEEVIQLCKRYLPEFHMNSFDDPRAEIVIEDGRKYVERLPDGSFDVAILDVTDPLEGGPSYLLYTIEFYRMLARKLSDYGVFATQATSTYHSRNCFTAIYKTVASVFPVARAYRAFVPSYASEWGFVLGSKAADPLSLTPEEIGRRLKERGAVHLEFYSPDIHHGLFTLPPYLARALETARPITDSSPVFMPA; this comes from the coding sequence TTGGGAGAAGTCGGAGGAGTAAACTGGAGGCTTTTGCTGGAGTGGCAGACACCAACCTCAGCCGTACTCCACCTGATCAAGCGCATCATATACAGCGGCAGGACGAAGTACCAGGAGGTCGATATCGTGGATACCTACGACTTCGGTCTATGCCTAGTGCTCGACGGTAAGTTACAGTCATCAAGTGCAGATGAGAAGATTTACCACGAATCTCTGGTCCATCCTGCAATGCTTACGCATCCAAAACCTTCACGGGTCTTAATAATAGGTGGCGGAGAAGGAGCAACACTCAGGGAGGTCCTAAAGCATAGGACTATCGAGAAGGCTGTAATGGTCGATATAGACGAAGAAGTTATCCAGCTGTGTAAGAGGTATCTGCCCGAATTTCACATGAACTCTTTTGACGACCCTAGGGCAGAGATCGTGATCGAAGACGGAAGGAAGTACGTCGAGCGACTTCCGGATGGCTCATTTGACGTTGCGATTCTCGACGTAACGGACCCACTTGAAGGTGGCCCTTCTTATCTTCTGTACACGATAGAATTTTACCGGATGTTGGCGAGAAAGTTGAGCGACTACGGTGTGTTCGCTACCCAGGCCACGTCCACCTACCACAGCAGGAATTGCTTCACGGCCATCTACAAGACTGTAGCGAGCGTTTTTCCGGTTGCTAGGGCATATCGTGCCTTCGTACCGTCGTATGCGTCCGAGTGGGGTTTCGTCTTAGGCTCAAAGGCAGCCGACCCGCTCAGTCTTACCCCTGAAGAGATTGGACGCAGGTTGAAAGAAAGGGGCGCCGTTCATCTTGAATTTTATTCGCCAGACATTCATCATGGACTTTTTACGTTGCCGCCTTATCTAGCTCGGGCTCTTGAGACCGCTAGGCCGATAACGGATTCTAGCCCTGTTTTTATGCCGGCTTGA
- a CDS encoding DUF4430 domain-containing protein, giving the protein MVRKEFQAIIIAFVVLSLALVYVGYQVYDLQIQFTEQVKKTGVLVETLVTRIDELEGLILKVEVTIDSGNATKTEVIWLTKGATALEALRRIAVVETRYFAGLGEFIESVDGLRNNPEIGKYWMWYIWNEEKARWEYATVGAGSYKLRDEDKIMFRYEVPTW; this is encoded by the coding sequence TTGGTTAGAAAAGAATTCCAAGCGATCATAATCGCGTTTGTGGTTCTGAGCCTTGCACTGGTGTACGTGGGCTACCAAGTCTACGATCTACAGATACAGTTTACCGAACAGGTAAAGAAAACCGGCGTACTCGTCGAAACGTTGGTCACACGTATAGATGAACTCGAAGGACTAATACTCAAGGTCGAGGTTACTATAGATAGCGGTAACGCGACGAAAACGGAAGTTATCTGGTTGACAAAAGGAGCGACAGCCCTTGAAGCCCTGAGGAGAATAGCAGTCGTGGAAACAAGATACTTTGCCGGACTTGGCGAGTTCATAGAGTCTGTTGACGGACTAAGGAACAACCCAGAAATCGGCAAATACTGGATGTGGTACATCTGGAACGAAGAAAAAGCTAGATGGGAGTACGCAACGGTTGGCGCTGGCAGCTATAAGCTAAGAGATGAAGACAAAATAATGTTTAGGTACGAAGTCCCGACCTGGTAA
- the aroC gene encoding chorismate synthase — translation MTGNIIGERFVVVSFGESHGKCVGTVIDGCPAGLELSEADIQAELDLRKPGVSGITSARAEEDKVEILSGVFDGRTTGSPICMLVWNKDVDSEPYRMFVNRPRPGHADYVAHVKYGGFADWRGSGRFSGRITAGLVMAGAVAKKLLSKTLGVEIMAYTLEIGGIRAKDFTLDDIRSKRYRNEVRCPDEVAANEMIKRINEVKGMGDSLGGIVECQVLGLPIGLGEPIFSSLDSDLSKALFAIPAVKGVEFGVGFAAARLLGSQNNDPYTVVDGKVVTVTNNAGGILGGISTGMPLIVRVAFKPPPSIAKRQTTVDLSSMKEVDIEIKGRHDPTVVPRAVPVVEAVVAIVLADHAIRAAFIPPVLRG, via the coding sequence TTGACGGGGAATATCATAGGCGAAAGGTTCGTCGTCGTAAGCTTTGGCGAGAGTCACGGAAAGTGTGTTGGGACGGTAATCGACGGCTGCCCAGCGGGTTTGGAGCTTTCAGAGGCCGACATCCAAGCCGAACTCGACTTAAGAAAGCCAGGAGTGTCCGGCATTACGTCAGCTAGAGCAGAAGAGGATAAGGTTGAGATACTCTCAGGTGTGTTCGATGGTAGGACGACGGGCTCGCCTATCTGCATGCTTGTATGGAATAAGGACGTCGATTCGGAGCCTTATAGGATGTTCGTGAATAGGCCCAGACCGGGACATGCGGACTACGTCGCCCATGTGAAGTATGGTGGTTTTGCAGACTGGCGAGGTAGCGGAAGGTTTTCCGGCCGAATTACTGCGGGTCTAGTCATGGCTGGCGCGGTCGCCAAGAAGTTGCTCTCGAAGACGCTGGGAGTTGAGATTATGGCATACACGTTGGAAATAGGTGGTATTAGGGCTAAAGACTTCACGTTGGACGACATCAGGAGCAAAAGGTATCGTAACGAGGTTAGGTGTCCGGACGAGGTTGCCGCCAATGAAATGATCAAGAGAATAAACGAGGTTAAGGGTATGGGCGATAGCCTCGGTGGCATAGTCGAGTGTCAGGTGCTTGGACTGCCGATAGGTCTGGGCGAGCCAATATTTTCATCACTGGATTCCGATCTGAGCAAGGCACTCTTTGCGATACCGGCGGTTAAGGGTGTAGAGTTCGGTGTGGGTTTCGCTGCTGCCAGGTTGCTGGGTTCGCAGAATAACGACCCGTACACCGTCGTGGATGGAAAAGTCGTAACTGTTACGAATAATGCTGGCGGTATACTAGGCGGGATATCAACGGGCATGCCGTTGATCGTTAGGGTTGCTTTCAAACCTCCACCGTCGATAGCTAAGAGACAGACCACAGTGGACCTGAGCAGCATGAAAGAGGTCGATATCGAAATAAAAGGTAGACATGACCCGACGGTCGTTCCTAGGGCCGTACCCGTTGTGGAGGCTGTCGTCGCGATCGTGTTAGCAGACCATGCGATAAGGGCTGCGTTCATACCGCCTGTTTTGAGAGGTTAG